In a single window of the Hippocampus zosterae strain Florida chromosome 6, ASM2543408v3, whole genome shotgun sequence genome:
- the slc2a8 gene encoding solute carrier family 2, facilitated glucose transporter member 8 encodes MDIQPEGRRLLDADGQHDDDPTGLISEQDAYLSKVSNRKLYLATLASVLGPMSFGFVLGYSSPAIPELARSPDPRLRLDDVQASWFGSVVTLGAAAGGLLTGWMVDKAGRKLTLMFCSLPFVFGFTVIIAAHNVGMLYVGRVLTGLASGGASLVVPLYISEMAHERVRGMLGSCVQLMVVLGIMGVYLAGLFVDWRWLAVCGAVPPTLLISSMCFMPETPRFLLLRGKRREAEEALRFLRGPHAAVEWECARIEEACDQQSSSFRASDLKDPGVYKPLAIGVMLMFFQQMSGINAVMFYAQNIFEQAHFKESDLASVMVGAVQVVFTGVAALVMDKAGRKVLLVISGVAMVISTATFGLYFFLMSRSSSPEEHHANMAWLALTSMAVFITGFALGWGPIPWLVMSEIFPVKVRGFASSVCVLTNWGMAFVVTKSFQDMMTLLTSAGTFWLFSCMCLVSVVFTIVFVPETKGRTLEQIEANFQGTAGP; translated from the exons ATGGACATCCAACCGGAGGGGAGGCGACTCCTGGATGCTGACGGTCAACATGATGACGATCCCACTGGGCTCATTTCCGAACAGGACGCTTATCTTAG CAAAGTCAGCAACAGGAAGTTGTACCTGGCCACCTTGGCGTCCGTGCTGGGCCCCATGAGCTTCGGCTTCGTGCTGGGCTACAGCTCACCCGCCATCCCGGAGCTAGCCAGGAGCCCCGACCCGCGACTACGGCTGGACGACGTGCAGGCGTCCTGGTTTGGG TCGGTGGTGACGCtgggggcggcggcgggcggccTGCTGACCGGCTGGATGGTGGACAAGGCGGGCAGGAAGCTGACTCTCATGTTCTGCTCGCTGCCCTTCGTCTTTGGCTTCACCGTCATCATCGCCGCCCACAACGTGGGGATGCTCTACGTCGGGCGCGTGCTGACGGGGCTCGCCAGCGGAGGCGCCTCGCTCGTCGTGCCG CTGTACATCTCTGAGATGGCCCACGAACGTGTGCGAGGGATGCTGGGCTCGTGCGTGCAGCTGATGGTGGTGCTGGGCATCATGGGAGTTTACCTGGCCG GTCTGTTCGTGGACTGGCGCTGGCTGGCGGTGTGCGGGGCGGTGCCACCCACACTGCTCATTTCGTCCATGTGCTTCATGCCGGAGACGCCGCGCTTCCTGCTGCTGCGGGGCAAGCGGCGCGAGGCCGAGGAGGCGCTGCGCTTCCTGCGGGGGCCTCACGCGGCCGTGGAGTGGGAGTGCGCCCGCATCGAGGAGGCCTGCGACCAACAg AGTTCCAGCTTCCGGGCGTCGGACCTGAAGGATCCGGGCGTGTACAAGCCGCTGGCCATCGGCGTGATGCTGATGTTCTTCCAGCAGATGTCGGGCATCAACGCCGTCATGTTTTACGCCCAGAACATCTTTGAGCAGGCGCATTTCAAG GAGAGCGATCTGGCCTCGGTGATGGTGGGCGCGGTTCAGGTGGTCTTCACCGGCGTGGCGGCGCTCGTCATGGACAAGGCCGGAAGGAAAGTGCTGCTCGTCATTTCAG GCGTGGCCATGGTGATCAGCACGGCGACGTTTGGGCTGTACTTCTTCTTAATGTCCAGGAGCTCCTCTCCGGAGGAACATCACGCCAACATGGCCTGGTTGGCCCTCACCAGCATGGCCGTCTTCATCACGG GCTTTGCTTTGGGTTGGGGTCCCATCCCATGGTTGGTGATGTCCGAGATCTTCCCGGTGAAAGTTCGCGGCTTCGCCAGCTCCGTCTGCGTGCTGACCAACTGGGGCATGGCTTTCGTCGTCACCAAGAGCTTCCAGGACATGATG ACTCTGCTCACCAGTGCGGGAACTTTCTGGCTCTTCTCGTGCATGTGCCTCGTCAGTGTGGTCTTCACCATTGTATTTGTGCCGGAAACTAAAGGCCGCACACTGGAGCAGATCGAGGCCAACTTCCAGGGAACGGCGGGACCGTGA
- the mymk gene encoding protein myomaker: MGAYIAKMLLPSVSSLVFLPAASVAAKRGFHMEAMVYFFTMFFSAIYHACDAPGLAILCFMKYDILEYFSVYGTALSMWVTLIALGDFEEPQRSSMTMFGVLSIAVRIYQDRWGYGIYSGPIGSAVFIITIKWLQKMKELRAVYPDKRVYTQQVGPGCCFGALALMLRFYFEEWDYAYVRSFYQLSLSVSLVLLLPKKNRYAGSGRNAARLSCWTLCCCSMSPASYKEKKDTPEKKDAPEKKDSGPKGKTTTTTMSACRSLLNAFAASEKTPALPTFSPPPAAPVKGTAISKLKEMNGWK, translated from the exons ATGGGCGCCTACATCGCCAAGATGCTGCTGCCCAGCGTGAGCAGCCTGGTCTTCCTGCCGGCCGCCAGCGTGGCCGCCAAGCGGGGCTTCCACATGGAGGCCATGGTCTACTTCTTCACCATGTTCTTCAGCGCG ATCTATCACGCCTGTGACGCGCCAGGCCTGGCCATCCTGTGCTTCATGAAGTACGACATCCTGGAGTACTTTAGCGTGTACGGCACGGCGCTGTCCATGTGGGTCACGCTCATCG CTTTGGGGGACTTTGAGGAGCCTCAGCGTTCCAGCATGACCATGTTTGGAGTCCTGAGCATCGCCGTGCGGATCTACCAGGACCGCTGGGGGTACGGGATCTACTCGGGCCCCATCGGATCGGCCGtcttcatcatcaccatcaaatGG CTTCAGAAGATGAAGGAGCTGCGTGCGGTGTACCCGGACAAGCGCGTTTACACGCAGCAGGTCGGTCCCGGCTGCTGTTTCGGCGCTTTGGCCCTCATGCTGCGCTTCTACTTTGAG GAGTGGGACTACGCCTACGTGCGCAGCTTCTACCAGCTGTCGCTGTCCGTGTccttggtgctgctgctgcccaAGAAGAACCGCTACGCCGGCTCGGGCCGCAACGCCGCCAGGCTCAGCTGCTGGACGCTGTGCTGCTGT AGCATGTCACCGGCCTCCTACAAGGAGAAGAAAGACACGCCGGAGAAGAAGGACGCGCCAGAAAAGAAAGACTCGGGGCCGAAggggaagacgacgacgacgacgatgtcAGCGTGCCGCTCGCTTCTGAACGCCTTCGCTGCATCCGAGAAGACGCCGGCGTTGCCCACGTTCtccccgccgcccgccgcgcCCGTCAAAGGCACGGCCATCAGCAAGCTGAAGGAGATGAACGGATGGAAGTAA